In Nitrobacteraceae bacterium AZCC 1564, the following proteins share a genomic window:
- a CDS encoding hypothetical protein (product_source=Hypo-rule applied), producing the protein MDTEKAKKKLRGPDIGLHQAKRLCQLPERERLLFIAEGLPVILDSAQSFWKAAQQLSNHHREAEVLRGFAEEEAAKILILMDVVRCPPKLIASKLGKLVDWFYDHLARLIYAQAVTWKPMHLAQLREYVDRRRRGHELEGYAGEYILPNWTVYQRESRLYTDIEAYQDGSLGWNSPCATYRSSSAAGLTSMFDRTPHALRVAEAMQHLGLFTVQGLRATSEIWGSLEYREKENHLDGEKLAEQLLTRAKDEGLILDTAQQAHAATLYREWQIPMYNLDLSLIPVPFEELLAEQEREYWSVAGDPR; encoded by the coding sequence ATGGACACAGAGAAAGCAAAGAAAAAACTTAGAGGGCCCGACATCGGGCTTCACCAAGCAAAACGCCTTTGCCAACTACCAGAACGCGAACGGCTGCTCTTCATCGCCGAAGGCCTTCCAGTGATTCTCGACAGCGCACAAAGCTTTTGGAAGGCAGCACAACAACTCAGCAACCATCACCGGGAGGCAGAGGTTCTCAGGGGCTTTGCGGAGGAAGAAGCAGCTAAGATTCTTATCTTGATGGATGTGGTCCGCTGCCCTCCCAAGCTGATCGCATCCAAATTAGGTAAGTTAGTTGACTGGTTCTACGACCATTTGGCCCGATTAATTTACGCGCAAGCAGTAACGTGGAAGCCGATGCACCTTGCGCAGCTTCGGGAATATGTCGATCGGCGACGCCGTGGCCACGAACTTGAGGGCTACGCTGGCGAGTACATCTTACCGAACTGGACCGTGTACCAACGGGAAAGCAGACTCTACACCGACATTGAAGCTTACCAAGATGGCTCCCTCGGTTGGAATTCGCCATGCGCTACCTATCGCAGCAGCAGCGCGGCTGGCCTCACTTCGATGTTCGATCGCACCCCGCATGCACTACGCGTCGCCGAAGCCATGCAACACCTCGGGCTATTCACCGTGCAGGGACTGCGCGCGACGTCAGAGATATGGGGTAGTCTAGAATATCGAGAGAAAGAGAACCACCTGGACGGCGAGAAGCTAGCTGAGCAGCTATTAACACGGGCCAAAGACGAGGGACTTATACTCGATACCGCTCAGCAAGCACATGCGGCTACTCTGTACCGAGAGTGGCAAATCCCCATGTACAATCTCGACCTAAGCTTGATTCCTGTGCCCTTTGAAGAGCTCTTAGCCGAGCAAGAGAGGGAGTACTGGTCCGTGGCTGGCGACCCCCGATAG
- a CDS encoding hypothetical protein (product_source=Hypo-rule applied; superfamily=82714; transmembrane_helix_parts=Inside_1_6,TMhelix_7_29,Outside_30_156): MDRADVSFWLSIASFGISAILGVVRLVEFSSTQRVRIKAEASLTSLEEIGNTITLLNASSVPVTISYFELAWTERRKFFGIPIPFMTEEVATDSPIDPPDGYAALILPHQTHSLLFREQYHFDWGVRVKHDIYLKLWLVGKGGPIWLWITGPSKYR, from the coding sequence ATGGATCGGGCAGATGTGAGCTTTTGGCTCAGCATTGCCAGCTTTGGTATTTCGGCAATTCTCGGTGTCGTTAGGCTAGTTGAGTTCTCTAGTACGCAGAGAGTTCGTATCAAGGCAGAAGCGTCGCTTACAAGTTTAGAAGAGATAGGCAATACAATAACTTTGCTGAACGCTTCATCTGTCCCGGTCACCATTTCATACTTTGAATTGGCTTGGACAGAACGGCGAAAGTTCTTCGGGATTCCTATTCCGTTTATGACGGAAGAGGTGGCTACCGACTCCCCCATAGATCCACCGGATGGTTACGCGGCACTCATTCTTCCCCATCAAACCCACTCGCTCCTGTTTCGAGAGCAGTATCATTTTGATTGGGGCGTACGCGTTAAACACGACATCTATCTGAAGCTCTGGCTAGTAGGCAAAGGAGGGCCGATCTGGCTCTGGATTACCGGACCATCAAAATATCGATAG
- a CDS encoding hypothetical protein (product_source=Hypo-rule applied; superfamily=81324; transmembrane_helix_parts=Outside_1_3,TMhelix_4_21,Inside_22_32,TMhelix_33_55,Outside_56_84), whose product MLELLAIVLFVGFIWFLISLANNGSKRQQSGAVWTLLFTFLAVGSGLLGGYFWFALGALVLGVHIYISTKNSLEQERKEREGKN is encoded by the coding sequence ATGCTCGAGTTACTAGCGATCGTTCTATTCGTGGGCTTTATTTGGTTTTTGATATCGCTCGCAAACAATGGTTCAAAACGGCAACAGTCCGGTGCTGTATGGACATTGTTATTCACATTTCTAGCTGTTGGATCAGGCCTTCTTGGCGGTTACTTCTGGTTTGCATTGGGTGCGCTGGTATTAGGCGTGCATATCTACATCAGTACCAAGAATTCACTCGAACAAGAGCGAAAGGAACGAGAAGGAAAGAACTAG
- a CDS encoding thiosulfate dehydrogenase (product_source=KO:K19713; cath_funfam=1.10.760.10; cleavage_site_network=SignalP-noTM; cog=COG3258; ko=KO:K19713; pfam=PF13442; superfamily=46626; transmembrane_helix_parts=Inside_1_12,TMhelix_13_35,Outside_36_348): MSFQERCFSLFRAASNAACILAASIFAAVAMGSAVFSPARAQTAPSTSASTIWTVPEVGALPNDAFGSQVRRGRDLITATYAHIGPEVSDVAKRFAGNNLACSNCHLEAGTKKFGLPIFGLFELFPQYSARLGAEITIEDRVNSCMVRSMNGRELPNDSAEMQAIVAYIKFLSSGVRPGQILSGLGAGAMPELKRAADPVRGKAIYVNSCQACHNTDGSGIRRSLPTTDLGYMMPPLWGPDSFNDGAGMARLITAANFLHFNMPHGADYLNPQLSVEQAWDVAAFIISQPRPKKAGLDKDYPDLLRKPVDTPYGPYADGFSEQQHKYGPFAPIRAALAKEKAKAKKGE, from the coding sequence ATGTCATTTCAGGAACGATGTTTCTCTCTGTTTCGCGCGGCTTCCAATGCAGCCTGCATACTTGCCGCCAGCATTTTTGCCGCTGTCGCAATGGGAAGTGCTGTATTCAGCCCGGCCCGCGCACAGACCGCACCGTCAACTTCTGCGTCAACGATCTGGACGGTGCCGGAGGTCGGCGCATTACCGAACGATGCCTTCGGGTCTCAGGTGCGGCGCGGGCGCGACCTCATCACCGCGACATACGCGCATATTGGGCCCGAAGTTTCTGATGTCGCGAAACGCTTTGCAGGCAACAATCTCGCGTGCAGCAACTGCCATCTTGAAGCCGGTACGAAGAAGTTCGGATTGCCGATCTTCGGTCTCTTCGAATTATTTCCGCAATACAGCGCCCGGCTCGGTGCGGAAATCACCATCGAGGATCGGGTCAATTCCTGCATGGTCCGCAGCATGAATGGCCGCGAGCTGCCGAATGACAGTGCCGAGATGCAGGCGATCGTCGCCTACATCAAGTTTCTGTCGTCAGGCGTGCGACCCGGCCAGATTCTGTCCGGCCTCGGTGCCGGCGCAATGCCCGAACTCAAGCGAGCCGCCGATCCCGTTCGCGGCAAGGCGATCTACGTGAACTCGTGTCAGGCCTGTCACAACACCGACGGCTCGGGCATTCGCCGCAGCCTGCCGACCACCGATCTCGGCTATATGATGCCGCCGCTATGGGGGCCGGATAGTTTCAACGACGGCGCAGGCATGGCGCGGTTGATCACCGCCGCCAACTTTCTGCATTTCAACATGCCGCATGGCGCGGATTATCTGAACCCGCAGCTTTCAGTGGAGCAGGCATGGGACGTCGCGGCGTTCATCATCTCGCAGCCCCGCCCCAAGAAGGCCGGGCTGGACAAGGATTATCCTGACCTGTTGCGAAAGCCAGTCGATACACCGTACGGCCCCTATGCCGATGGCTTCAGCGAGCAGCAGCACAAGTACGGACCGTTCGCGCCGATCCGCGCCGCACTCGCCAAGGAAAAGGCGAAGGCGAAGAAGGGAGAGTGA
- a CDS encoding DNA-binding MarR family transcriptional regulator (product_source=COG1846; cath_funfam=1.10.10.10; cog=COG1846; pfam=PF12802; smart=SM00347; superfamily=46785), whose protein sequence is MTEPTKEQVEQLTRAFERFTRRFKVAEAAAAADNALNALDAQTLVFVDDNPGCGIGDVARYLNVAMTTMSSAVDRLVKKAFVERRRPEDNRRAVALTATEKGRQVVEEQIASYREACRTMLRSLDPKEQSELIRLTEKIADHET, encoded by the coding sequence ATGACTGAACCAACAAAAGAACAAGTCGAACAGCTCACGCGCGCGTTTGAGCGTTTCACGCGCCGCTTCAAAGTGGCCGAGGCCGCTGCCGCCGCCGATAACGCGCTCAACGCGCTGGATGCGCAGACGCTGGTGTTCGTGGACGACAACCCTGGTTGCGGCATCGGCGATGTCGCGCGTTATCTCAATGTCGCCATGACGACCATGTCCTCTGCCGTCGACCGGCTTGTGAAGAAAGCCTTTGTCGAGCGTCGCCGGCCGGAGGACAATCGCCGGGCGGTGGCACTGACCGCGACCGAGAAGGGGCGGCAGGTCGTCGAGGAGCAGATTGCCAGCTATCGCGAAGCATGCCGCACGATGCTTCGTTCGCTCGATCCAAAGGAACAAAGCGAGCTGATCCGACTTACAGAAAAGATTGCTGATCACGAAACTTGA
- a CDS encoding xanthine dehydrogenase YagT iron-sulfur-binding subunit (product_source=KO:K13483; cath_funfam=3.30.365.10; cog=COG2080; ko=KO:K13483; pfam=PF01799; smart=SM00423; superfamily=47741,54292), translated as MPIVVNGTAYPLPEDPRVSLLDHLREHIGLTGTKLGCNQGACGACTVIVDGMRVLSCLTLAVQADGCQVRTIEGLASEDGALHPLQNAFIAHDGFQCGYCTPGQICSAIAMVEELQRGDPSYVTANLAEGPNGAMRQEIRERMSGNLCRCGAHNGIVDAIEEMLCGDAA; from the coding sequence GTGCCAATTGTCGTGAATGGAACGGCATATCCGTTGCCGGAGGACCCCCGGGTTTCGTTGCTCGACCACTTGCGGGAGCACATCGGCCTGACAGGCACGAAATTGGGCTGCAATCAGGGGGCCTGCGGGGCGTGCACCGTCATCGTTGATGGAATGCGGGTGCTGTCCTGCCTGACGCTGGCGGTCCAGGCGGATGGCTGCCAGGTGCGCACCATCGAAGGTCTGGCATCGGAAGATGGCGCGCTTCACCCGCTGCAAAACGCCTTCATCGCGCACGATGGATTTCAGTGCGGTTACTGCACACCGGGCCAGATCTGCTCGGCCATCGCGATGGTCGAAGAGCTGCAAAGGGGCGACCCCAGCTACGTCACCGCAAATCTCGCCGAGGGACCGAACGGCGCCATGCGTCAGGAAATTCGCGAACGTATGAGCGGCAACCTGTGCCGGTGCGGCGCGCACAACGGAATTGTCGACGCGATCGAAGAGATGTTGTGCGGAGACGCGGCATGA
- a CDS encoding xanthine dehydrogenase YagS FAD-binding subunit (product_source=KO:K11178; cath_funfam=3.30.390.50,3.30.465.10; cog=COG1319; ko=KO:K11178; pfam=PF00941,PF03450; smart=SM01092; superfamily=55447,56176), whose translation MRMFDYRRATERTEALAIAAREQARYLAGGTNLVDLMRQNIEAPAALVDVSRLPATIEERGGHLLIGAAARNSVVAAHPVVRARYPMLSRALLAGASAQIRNMATVGGNILQRTRCAYFYDVAGSRCNKREPGAGCDAIGGFNRYHAIFGTSEHCIATHPSDMCVALAALDARVHLVGPDGERSVPMLDFHRLPGETPQIETVLRPSELITAIELVPSAAAANSAYRKVRDRSSYAFALVSVAAGMEIVDGKIADVRIALGGVAPKPWRAARAEDILRGQAPARERFLLAAEAELAAAKPLYGNAFKTELAKRTIAAVLGELLGELNGANA comes from the coding sequence ATGAGGATGTTCGATTATCGCCGCGCAACTGAGCGGACCGAAGCACTGGCCATCGCGGCTCGCGAGCAGGCGCGCTATCTCGCCGGCGGCACCAATCTCGTGGACCTGATGCGGCAAAACATCGAAGCGCCTGCCGCGCTGGTGGACGTGTCTCGTTTGCCGGCGACCATTGAGGAGAGGGGCGGTCACCTGTTGATCGGCGCGGCCGCTCGCAACAGCGTCGTTGCCGCGCATCCTGTTGTGCGGGCGCGTTACCCGATGCTGTCGCGCGCATTGCTGGCAGGCGCCTCGGCGCAGATCCGCAACATGGCGACCGTCGGAGGCAATATCTTGCAGCGGACGCGCTGCGCCTATTTCTACGACGTGGCCGGATCGCGCTGTAACAAGCGCGAACCAGGCGCCGGCTGCGATGCGATCGGCGGTTTCAACCGTTATCACGCCATTTTCGGCACGTCCGAACATTGCATCGCGACACATCCGTCGGACATGTGCGTCGCGCTCGCCGCGCTCGATGCGCGCGTGCATCTCGTAGGTCCCGACGGTGAACGCAGCGTGCCGATGCTCGATTTCCATCGCTTGCCCGGCGAGACTCCGCAGATCGAGACGGTCTTGCGCCCGAGCGAGCTCATCACCGCGATCGAACTCGTCCCGAGTGCTGCCGCTGCGAATTCCGCGTATCGCAAGGTCCGCGACCGTTCGAGCTACGCGTTCGCGCTGGTGTCGGTCGCCGCGGGCATGGAGATCGTCGACGGAAAGATCGCAGACGTGCGGATAGCTTTGGGCGGTGTTGCGCCGAAGCCGTGGCGAGCCGCGCGAGCTGAAGACATTCTGCGCGGCCAGGCTCCGGCAAGAGAGCGCTTCCTTTTGGCCGCCGAAGCCGAGCTCGCCGCTGCCAAACCCCTTTACGGCAATGCCTTCAAGACCGAGCTTGCCAAAAGAACCATTGCCGCCGTGCTCGGCGAACTTCTTGGTGAACTTAACGGAGCGAACGCATGA
- a CDS encoding xanthine dehydrogenase YagR molybdenum-binding subunit (product_source=KO:K11177; cath_funfam=3.30.365.10; cog=COG1529; ko=KO:K11177; pfam=PF01315,PF02738; smart=SM01008; superfamily=54665,56003), producing the protein MSKLQNAIVGGVRTAMGYVPGSWLPGGTPDPLIDRRVSLGTQQSRVDGPDKVRGAARFAAEVPMEGLLYAAIVHSTIARGRIVELELSAAEAAPGVVLVMTHRNAPKMALPPPVGLSNLKAAGNNILPVMQDPEIRWNGQAVAVVLAETQEQANHAASLIVVRYDVAAARTRFEAAKADARTPDSLMIEKNRLKKGDVRAALQSATRSVDAVYRTPWHNHNPIEPNAATICWEGERLIVHDATQMLNGTAGSLAKVFGIKESQVHVSSPFVGGGFGGKAMWDHQILGAAAAKLAGRPVRIALSRTSMHRLIGGRSPTEQRVALAADSAGKLKALLHHGYSVKQPHSVCDEAFTLSSRSLYASESFDVVQHTLDLDVLANTYMRAPGEAPGSFAIESAMDELAHALGMDPIEFRRRNVSHCDPVTGAPHSQSEVMLAYDLGAKRFGWHRRAATPRSLKEGEWLIGMGCATGSFPYARMPGMSVRITIDSDGHATVSSAAHEMGMGTATVQRQHAADRLGLPLENVTVRIGDTSLPFGSFAGGSSQTASLGAAINAASAKLASELLRLAGNDTPLAGLRPGEIEFADGGLRKIDKPSRYESFKSILKRAARSEISVMGESSAPLEILKFSMHSRSAIFCELRVSDVTGEIRVDRLVGSFDCGRILNPKTAASQFRGGMIMGIGMALTEETLLDERSGRIMSASMTDYHVPVHLDVPDIDVLWTDIPDPRTPMGARGIGEIGITGVAAAIANAAFNATGKRVRELPLTPDKFLIG; encoded by the coding sequence ATGAGCAAGCTGCAGAACGCCATCGTCGGCGGTGTGCGCACCGCAATGGGCTACGTTCCCGGCAGTTGGCTGCCCGGCGGCACGCCTGACCCGCTGATCGATCGGCGCGTGAGCCTCGGCACGCAGCAGTCGCGTGTCGATGGCCCCGACAAGGTGCGGGGTGCCGCGCGTTTCGCGGCCGAGGTCCCGATGGAAGGGCTGCTCTATGCGGCCATCGTTCATTCGACGATTGCACGCGGCCGGATTGTGGAGCTCGAGCTTTCCGCCGCCGAAGCCGCACCCGGCGTCGTGCTGGTGATGACACATCGCAATGCGCCGAAGATGGCGTTGCCGCCGCCGGTCGGCCTCTCCAACCTCAAGGCCGCGGGCAACAACATCCTGCCTGTGATGCAGGACCCGGAGATCCGCTGGAACGGGCAGGCGGTCGCGGTGGTGCTCGCGGAAACCCAGGAGCAGGCCAACCATGCCGCGTCGCTGATCGTGGTGCGTTACGACGTGGCCGCCGCCCGCACGCGTTTCGAAGCCGCGAAAGCTGATGCGCGCACGCCCGACTCGCTGATGATCGAGAAGAACCGGCTGAAGAAAGGCGACGTGAGAGCGGCCCTTCAGTCGGCAACGCGCAGCGTCGATGCGGTCTATCGCACGCCTTGGCACAACCACAATCCGATCGAGCCCAACGCCGCGACGATTTGCTGGGAAGGCGAGCGCCTGATCGTGCATGATGCGACGCAGATGTTGAACGGCACGGCCGGCTCGCTCGCCAAGGTCTTCGGTATCAAGGAATCGCAAGTGCACGTCAGTTCGCCCTTCGTTGGCGGCGGCTTCGGCGGGAAGGCAATGTGGGATCACCAGATCCTCGGGGCCGCCGCGGCCAAGCTCGCCGGCCGGCCGGTGCGGATCGCGCTGTCGCGCACCAGCATGCATCGCCTGATCGGCGGCCGGTCACCGACCGAACAGCGCGTTGCACTTGCCGCCGATAGTGCCGGTAAGCTCAAGGCGCTGCTCCACCACGGCTATTCGGTCAAGCAGCCGCACAGCGTCTGCGACGAGGCGTTCACGCTGTCGAGCCGCTCGCTTTACGCATCGGAAAGCTTCGATGTCGTGCAGCACACGCTCGATCTCGACGTGCTGGCGAACACCTATATGCGTGCGCCGGGGGAAGCGCCTGGCAGTTTCGCGATTGAAAGCGCGATGGACGAATTGGCGCACGCGCTCGGAATGGATCCCATCGAGTTCAGGCGTCGCAACGTGTCCCATTGCGATCCCGTCACCGGCGCCCCGCATTCGCAAAGCGAAGTGATGCTGGCTTATGATCTTGGAGCGAAGCGGTTCGGTTGGCATCGCCGCGCAGCGACACCGCGTTCGCTGAAGGAAGGTGAGTGGCTCATCGGCATGGGGTGTGCGACCGGCTCGTTCCCGTACGCCCGGATGCCGGGCATGTCCGTCCGGATCACGATCGATAGCGACGGCCACGCGACGGTTTCAAGTGCCGCGCACGAAATGGGCATGGGCACTGCGACCGTGCAGCGGCAGCACGCGGCGGACCGGCTTGGTCTGCCGCTGGAGAACGTCACTGTCAGGATCGGCGACACAAGTCTTCCCTTCGGCAGCTTCGCCGGCGGTTCATCGCAGACGGCTTCGCTCGGTGCGGCGATCAACGCGGCGAGTGCCAAATTGGCTAGTGAGCTTCTGCGTCTGGCCGGCAACGACACGCCGCTTGCCGGTCTCAGGCCAGGGGAGATCGAATTCGCCGATGGCGGCCTGCGCAAGATCGACAAACCGTCTCGCTATGAAAGCTTCAAATCGATTCTCAAGCGCGCTGCGCGCAGCGAGATCAGCGTCATGGGCGAAAGCAGTGCTCCTCTGGAGATTCTCAAGTTCTCGATGCACAGCAGATCGGCGATTTTTTGCGAGCTTCGCGTGAGCGACGTCACCGGCGAAATTCGCGTCGACCGCCTCGTCGGCTCCTTCGATTGCGGGCGCATTCTGAATCCCAAGACCGCTGCGAGCCAGTTCCGTGGCGGTATGATCATGGGCATAGGCATGGCGTTGACCGAGGAGACCTTGCTCGACGAGCGCAGCGGGCGGATCATGAGCGCCTCGATGACGGATTATCACGTGCCGGTTCATCTCGACGTACCGGACATTGATGTTCTTTGGACCGACATTCCCGATCCCCGCACGCCCATGGGCGCGCGCGGCATCGGTGAAATCGGCATCACCGGCGTCGCTGCCGCCATCGCTAACGCTGCGTTCAACGCGACAGGCAAGCGTGTCCGCGAGCTGCCGCTGACCCCTGACAAGTTTTTGATTGGCTGA
- a CDS encoding putative dinucleotide-binding enzyme (product_source=COG2085; cath_funfam=3.40.50.720; cog=COG2085; ko=KO:K06988; pfam=PF03807; superfamily=51735) has translation MGWMEGRAAFANGVPMLEHVTVDRGRRVLLGAAGALILQAILQPTTASGQSATSAGSSPGSSPAPSPKLKIGIIGAGHIGSTIGGLWIKAGHPVFLSSRHPEELQDLVARLGPLAQAGKVDQAIAFGDVVFIAVPYGALPQISKDYGKSLAGKIVLDANNAVASRDGAVADEVERDGIGVTSQKYLPGARLVRAFNTLSYTIFEREAHRPAPRLAVPIAGDDQEAVQIAAQLVRDAGFDPVEVGKLVDASRFQRGAPGYGQSVSAAELKQKLSLAP, from the coding sequence ATGGGATGGATGGAGGGCAGGGCTGCGTTCGCAAATGGTGTGCCGATGCTCGAGCATGTCACCGTTGATCGCGGTCGCCGCGTCCTGTTAGGCGCCGCGGGCGCGCTGATCCTGCAAGCGATACTCCAACCGACGACCGCATCGGGTCAGAGCGCCACAAGTGCTGGCTCAAGTCCTGGCTCTAGTCCCGCGCCAAGTCCCAAGTTGAAAATCGGCATTATCGGTGCGGGCCATATCGGCAGCACGATCGGTGGCCTCTGGATCAAGGCAGGCCATCCAGTCTTCCTGTCATCGCGTCATCCGGAGGAATTGCAAGACCTCGTGGCTCGCCTTGGGCCACTTGCACAGGCCGGCAAAGTCGATCAGGCCATTGCCTTTGGCGATGTCGTCTTCATCGCAGTGCCTTACGGCGCGCTGCCGCAGATCAGCAAAGATTACGGCAAATCGCTCGCGGGGAAGATTGTGCTCGACGCCAACAATGCGGTGGCGAGCCGCGACGGCGCCGTTGCCGACGAGGTCGAGCGCGATGGTATCGGAGTGACATCGCAAAAATATCTGCCCGGCGCGCGGCTGGTGCGTGCCTTCAACACGCTCTCCTACACGATCTTTGAACGCGAAGCGCACCGTCCTGCCCCGAGGCTCGCCGTGCCGATTGCGGGCGATGATCAGGAGGCAGTTCAGATCGCAGCGCAACTGGTCCGCGATGCCGGCTTTGATCCGGTGGAGGTCGGCAAACTGGTCGATGCGAGCCGCTTCCAGCGTGGCGCGCCGGGATATGGCCAGAGTGTGAGCGCAGCCGAACTCAAGCAGAAACTGTCGTTGGCACCATGA
- a CDS encoding AAA family ATP:ADP antiporter (product_source=KO:K03301; cog=COG3202; ko=KO:K03301; pfam=PF07690; superfamily=103473; transmembrane_helix_parts=Outside_1_23,TMhelix_24_46,Inside_47_58,TMhelix_59_81,Outside_82_90,TMhelix_91_110,Inside_111_114,TMhelix_115_137,Outside_138_151,TMhelix_152_174,Inside_175_180,TMhelix_181_203,Outside_204_232,TMhelix_233_255,Inside_256_274,TMhelix_275_297,Outside_298_311,TMhelix_312_334,Inside_335_392,TMhelix_393_415,Outside_416_435) — protein MTAFAQTLGGWFQRTVPGTANERATALWSFAYFFTLLAGYYVLRPLRDQMGIAGGTKNLPWLFTATFVSLLVAQPIYGALVARLPRVRFIPIVYHFFVANLVLFWLLLFLDIEKVIVARVFFVWVSVFNLFAVAVFWSFMADLFTSEQGKRLFGFIGAGGTAGALLGPLLTIWLSAPLGPVNLLIAAAVFLELAVLCVHRIERVADPPTEVDPRQQRIGGSAFAGLSELIRSPYLLGVAGWVSLLSFGATIAYFAQANIVSATIHGAAAQTRLFASIDLAVGLLSLGTQVFATATFINRFGTGIAAATLPSIYVVGFAALAIAPSLSVVVTLQVAQRWMNFAIANPARQVFFTVVGREEKYKAKNLIDVVVYRGSDALYGWVYHSLQALGLKLGLIALCALPVAAGWLVLSTALGRTQERLAKTDDEGAPGWQSE, from the coding sequence ATGACGGCTTTCGCGCAGACTCTCGGGGGCTGGTTCCAGCGCACGGTGCCCGGTACCGCGAACGAACGGGCGACGGCGCTGTGGTCGTTCGCGTATTTCTTCACCCTGCTTGCCGGCTACTACGTGCTGCGTCCGCTGCGCGATCAGATGGGCATTGCGGGCGGAACCAAAAACCTCCCCTGGCTGTTCACGGCGACGTTTGTCAGCCTGCTCGTGGCACAACCGATCTACGGCGCGCTGGTGGCGAGGCTGCCGCGGGTCCGATTCATTCCGATCGTCTACCACTTCTTTGTCGCCAACCTGGTTCTGTTTTGGCTGTTGCTGTTTTTGGACATCGAAAAAGTGATCGTGGCGCGTGTGTTTTTCGTATGGGTCAGCGTCTTCAACTTGTTCGCGGTCGCAGTGTTCTGGTCGTTCATGGCCGATCTCTTCACGTCGGAGCAAGGCAAGCGGCTGTTCGGGTTCATCGGCGCTGGTGGAACCGCCGGCGCGCTTCTCGGTCCACTCCTCACGATCTGGCTCTCGGCGCCGCTCGGTCCGGTCAACCTGCTGATCGCGGCCGCCGTTTTCCTCGAGCTGGCTGTGCTCTGCGTGCATCGAATTGAACGCGTGGCGGATCCGCCGACGGAAGTCGATCCTCGGCAGCAGCGCATTGGCGGCAGTGCCTTCGCGGGATTGTCCGAATTGATACGCTCGCCCTATCTCCTGGGTGTGGCCGGCTGGGTCAGCCTACTCTCGTTCGGCGCGACCATTGCCTATTTCGCGCAAGCCAACATCGTGTCGGCAACGATCCATGGCGCGGCCGCACAAACCCGCCTGTTTGCAAGTATCGATCTCGCGGTCGGGCTGCTGAGCTTGGGGACGCAGGTCTTTGCCACCGCGACATTCATCAACCGCTTCGGCACCGGCATTGCCGCCGCGACTCTGCCCTCCATTTATGTCGTGGGCTTCGCAGCGCTGGCGATCGCGCCGAGCCTATCGGTGGTGGTGACACTCCAGGTCGCGCAACGCTGGATGAATTTTGCAATCGCAAATCCGGCGCGGCAGGTTTTCTTCACCGTGGTTGGGCGCGAGGAAAAGTACAAAGCCAAGAACCTGATCGACGTGGTGGTCTATCGCGGCTCGGACGCGTTGTATGGCTGGGTCTATCACAGCCTGCAGGCGTTGGGGCTGAAGCTTGGCCTCATCGCGCTCTGCGCGCTGCCGGTCGCAGCGGGCTGGCTCGTTCTCTCAACCGCGCTGGGGCGAACGCAGGAGCGTCTTGCGAAAACAGATGACGAAGGAGCGCCGGGATGGCAATCCGAATGA